The genomic interval GGACAGATGATTCCTCAGAGTTCCGATGGTACACGTTATGCGGGCTTGATTCTTTCAGGATTTTTTAGATTGTATTTATACGCTCCTTCCGGACGACAAACGACGGTTCGATATGCGAAACCCGGCGAGATGATGGGAATCGTGGGCGCAATCGTAACGGATGAAAAATCCGGAGAACCGGAAGAAACACACGTCCAGGCGTTAGCGGATTCGGAAGTTTTGGCCGTTTCCTTTGAGGACGTACGATTCTTCGGAAAAAAAACTCCGGACTTAGCATGGTTATTCGCAGAGGAATGTGCGAGAAGGGTGTACGCCGCTCTTAGGGAAGTCTATGGAATCGCGTTCACTAGCGTAAGACAAAGACTTGCCCGTCATTTGCTCTTGAACGCAATGAGTCAGGAATCTCCACCTTTTCTTTCGGTAAAACTTTCTCAACAGGATCTCGCTGATTCGATCGGCACCGTTCGAGAAGTTGTGGTTCGAGAGTTGAGAAAACTCAAAAAGGAAGGTTTGATCGAAACCGTAAAGGGAAGAATCGAAATCGTACAGCCGGGACAATTATTTCTACTTTCTGAAGAATCAAAAGAAAATTGAAGGATTAGATATTTGTAAATTACTGAAACGTCTATTTATGATATAGCCTAGACTACTTAAATTATCTTTTCGAAATCAAACTGCGTGTGTCGAAATAGACTTCGTTTCTTGTGATTTTTCCGTCTATGACTTCCACAATATCCATTCCGTATTCAATGATATTTTTTTCCTTGGTGGGGATGATCGCTTTCCATTTGAGTAAGAACCCCTTTTCGTTCGGAAAGATTTCCTCGTGTGTCCATTTCCAGTCCGGGTTATTTCTCAAAAGAATTCTGAAGTAAGGTAAGATTTTACCATGGCCTTGAAAGCCTTTTTTGGCTGTGGGATCGGAATAAAAAGCGTCTTTTGCGTAAAATGAAATCAGATGTTCCGGTTGATTTCCGGTCCATGCGGAAAGCCAGCGAATACAAAATTCTTCCGCTTCTTTTAAATTCATTCTGGGTTTACTCCTGTTTGAAAATTCGAATCGTAGTCGTTTCGTGGATCAATTCGGTTTTCGATTTTTATGAAGTTCGATTTTGGTTTTGATCTTACCGAGACGACGCAGGTGGAGACCGACTGCAAGACGAACGATTTCCGAGGCCTTGCTCTCATAGTTTTTCGCCAAGAGATCGATTTCTTTCCACCAAGATTCGGGCAAACCGACGGATCTTCGTTCCAGAGGAGCCCCCGGGTCGATTCTAGGTTGTCCGACTTTACGAACTTCCTTCTGCTTTCGTCCAATCTTTTTTGGAATCACAAAGAAGAATATAATAACCGGTTATTGTATTGTCAATGGTTTTCAAATATACATTGACCGATTTATAACGAAAGAAGAACGCTTGAAAATAGAATCGAGGAGAACTTATGATTGTAAAAATCGTTTTATGGGTTTCGTTTTTTATTTTTGGAATCAGTGTGTTCTGGGTGGAACAAAATCACGCTTCCATCGGAATAACCGGAGCTTTCGGGGTAGGTAGGTCAGCGGTCTGGCTGGCCTTTTTTAGCTTTCTATGTTATACGATCTATTGTAGTTGGCGCGAGAATCTAATTCATAGCCTTCAAAAAATGTTCAGGATGCACTGGGCGAGACAAATCTGCATCGATCTTTATCTCGGGCTTGGAATATCGATTTTCTTTATCTATTTAAACGAGGGTTCTTTCTGGCTCACCCTCTTTTGGCTGATTCCGGCCATATTCTACGCAAACTTAGTCGTCTTGTTTTATTTTGCGCTTCATTACGAAATGATCGTCGCTCGATTTTTCTCTATTTGAAAAACGAAGCGGAAATGCGCATTGGTACCTATGAAATTATAAAAAAATAGATTCGGTTCCAAGAAGTGCCCGCTTTTGTCAAGTTGGTATCAATTTGGATCTACGTTCGTGTTCGTGACTTGAAAAACGAATTCCTATGAAAGGTGAATCGTCTGATCTCAGTCTCACAGAGGAAAAAAAATTCTCCGAAAAGATTTCGGACGAGTGCATTTTGGGCGGCGTATCGTAAAACAATTCTTTCATTTTCGAATTCGACACTTTTCAAAAGAGAATAAATATTTCTTTTTATCGTATCGAAAAGCAACTCGACCGTAGAGATCTTTTGTCTCGACAGGATGAGGAGAATTAAAAGTTGCAACGAACGTATCGAATTCAGAGAGATAGAGAGAAGATAAGAATTAAAAAGAGGATTCTATTTCTGCTTTTTGCGATCATTCCTCTTCTTATGTTTATCATTCTCGTGTACGAAATACAGAAGTTGGAAAGCGATCTTTATAGAATGATTGGAATGAGGGCGCGAGCGATGCAAGACTATCTCCATCGTGTAAGCAATCAGTCCAGGGCGTTGGGCTTATCCGTCACGAATTATATGAATTATCACGAAGACGTCGCGACGGATCCGCGAATCGTTAAAAAAATGAAAGATCTTCCCGATCTGAACCGTTTTGAAATATCTCTCGGAAATCAATTAAAAGAAGACCCTGCTTACGCGGGAACTTTGACTGCGGTCGGATCGATTCATAGAGTGAATCCTTTTCTGTTGAAAGAGATCGAGGCAGTTTTGAGTTTGGGTGGACAATTCGAAACCCTCGCCGAAAAACAAAACGACGTCGTATCGGCGTATTATCTCTCCGCTCAACAGTTTCTCTATTTTACTCCAAGAATCGGTGAGGTTGCGAGGAACTTTCATTTTAAAGACGAACTCTATACGAGGCCATTCTGGGTTCAGGCGGAACCGAAAACGAATCCGAGCAAACGTCAGATCATCACGGAACTGTACGAAGATATCGGAGGAAGGGGCCTAATGATCACGATTGCCGAACCAGTATATTATCGAGATCGCTTTCTCGGAGTCGCATCGATCGATATCGGTTTGGATACGATAAAAAGGATTTTGGAAAACGGAGAAGGAATCGGCGAAAGTATGCTGATCGACGAACATAGGCATGTCATCGCAAGGAGTGGAAAAGAGGGTCTTCAGGATCTGATGAAAATTCAAATTCCTGAAATTCCTTCCGAAGTTCTTTATCGTAATGATCAGACATATTGGGCTTCCTTTGAAGTCAAAGTGGGGGATGTATATCTGATTCATAGAATCGAAGTTTCGGAATTTATTCTTTTTATCGTCAAAAATTTATTACCGATTTGGGGACTTGTTTGCGCATTGTCTGTCGTATTAATTCTTTATCTTCAGCTACGGTCTTCTATCGAACAGATATCGGCATTGATTCATACTGATCCGTTGACCGGAATATCCAATCGAAGAGGTTTCTTAAAGTTGACTCAGAAGTCCCTTGCGATCAGTAGCAGACATGGACAGACCTGGACGATACTCATGGTGGATATCGATCATTTTAAATTGGTGAACGATCAATACGGTCATGACGAAGGAGATAAAATTTTGGTAAGAGTCGCGAAGATATTGAATTCCTGTATTCGACAGACTGATGCCGTCTGTCGCTGGGGAGGAGAAGAATTTGCTATCTTTTTATTTGGCGCAAATCCCGAAGACTCGATCAATATCGCCGAACATCTTCGACAAGAGGTGGAGAATCAGGTCGTCCTCCAAAACGGAAAGGCAGTGACCTTGAGCATAGGCATATCCGAAGGCAGAGGAGGAAGACACGGTTTGGAAGAATCCTTTGTTCATGCGGATCAAGCCTTATACCGGGCAAAGTCGACCGGTCGAAATCGAGTCTGCGTCTTTGATCCGATTCATTCTTTTTGAACCGTCAATCTATAGCCTGAAAGGATTTATAGAATTCACCCGTTATACTCTTAAACTGAAAACGACATCTCTTCCAAGAGATATCAAAAATCGATTTCGTTTAGGAGTAGACGTGAAGAATATCGCTGAAATTGAATATGAATCTATTGAAATAAAAGTGGAAGCAGTTCGACATTCTTTACTGTTGATTCGATTATCCGGAGTGATCAATGTGGAAACGCTCGGACGTGTGACGGCGAAATTATTTTCGGTATTGCATGAATCCGATTCTCGACTCGTTCTTGATTTGAGAAATGTTTCGAATATAGACTCTGAATTTACGTATGGAATTACAAATTTTTTAAACGATCTTTCGAGAAGTGTAGGGCATTATTTCGTGCTCACCCGTCATGCGAAAGTTTACGATTGGATTCTAAGTTCCCCAAAGATAGAAGATGTCACTCCCATTTTTAGTTTAGAAGAATTGAGAACCACACTGGAGCTCGATTCCTTAATTCAAGAATTTGAATTCTAAATTCTATTCCTAGATGTTTTTGATTCAAATTATATCCTGAAGAGATCGAACTCCCACAGTGCGTTATGATGCGAAGTGTAGAAGGGAACTCACTCTATTGTACTAGTCTACCTGGCTGACAATAACACGCTGGCCAGGTAGATATTTTTCAAACCATTCCTCCATCATTCAATACGGGAAAATACCCTCTTTTCGAAAAATCCAATGGTTTTACTGGAAGGTTCAGGAATTCTTCTGAGGTTCTGAAGAAAAATTTTCCTAGAGGATTCTAAGCTTTATTGAATTCAACTTATAACGAGAAAGGAGAAGAATTTAATTTTAGACTAAACTTAGTTCAGTTTCGAATTCACGGATTGTGGATTTCAAAACGCTCAGCTCCTATATCTCCATAGAAAACATTCTGTCTATTTGGCCAATTTGCATTCATTGGTCAGGTAGATTTTTTTTATTCTTCTGAATTGATTCGCTATTCTTGCTTTGGGTTGAGAGTTTCAAATGGAAGGAATGGCAAATTCTCCCTTGCGTTTTCAATCGTTGCGTAAATTAGGAAATGAGCCGAGTTTGATTCTGGATTTTCTTTTTTTGTAGGAGCTGTAACAAAAATTCACCGTAAAAAAATGAAGACCCAGAGATACAAAAAAGACTTTCGATACAAAGGACTTGTCTCCTTTGTATCGAAACGTTTCGGAAGGAATTCTATCTACAAATTCAATTCTGAGAATTGATCAACTTACGAAATTCGCGGGGCGATTTTCCTGTGAATTTAACGCAGGCTCTATGAAACGAAGACGCCGAGTTAAATCCACATTCTAAAGCAATCTGCAAAAGATTCATGTGAGACTTGTTTCTCAGATTTCGTTTTACGTCCTCGATTCGATTCATGTTTAAGAAATCCGCAAACTTCATCGACATATGTTTGTTGATATAATAAGAAGCCTGATGTGTGGAAAGACCCAAATAGGAAGCAAAGTCGGGGAGTCTCAACTCTTCGTCTGCATATCCTCGAATTTGCAGAAATGCGTTGATTCTTTCTTCAATTTTGCTGAGTTCCACACCTTCTAATATATTTCGGCTCATTTCCGGAAGGGCTTCTTCTTCGTCGAAGAGTGGAATCGGATCTTCCGTTAATTGCCGTGAATCTACGACTTCAGGCGTTTTTGATTCTCCATTTACTTTGCTGAAAAGGATCGGATGGATTCTCTCAATCAAAGTCACATACGCCAGCATGATTCCCGGAATGAGTTCGGAAAACAAAAGCATCTTTGTGGATTCCAAAATCGTTCCGGAAAGATCCAAAACTAGGGAGAATGAAATTGCAAAACTGATGAACGGAAAATGATAGAAAACCGGTTCTTTTCCGGTTTTTCGAATCGTATAACTGGACCAAACGAAGGTATAAAGTGTGATGCAGATTCCGATTCCGTCACAAACACAGATATAGACGAAACTTGGCAAAACGAACGCGAATCCGATCGCTACGGGGAGAATTCCGATAAGTCGTTTGCAATAATACCAAGGGTTTTCTAGGTTCCCTAAGACGAACTTCATACAGATGAAAACCGCAGAACTGGCGTACAAAACGAGCCCGAAATAAAAACCTAAAAAGAATGGGTCTTTTAGAAGTCTCGGATCCGTTTCTTGCGGAAAGATGATTCTGTTGTTTGCCATCAAAAAGACGCTCACGCTCAATAAGATCGTTCCATACGCTTTGTTGAATTCGTTTTTTTTCCCTCCGTAAAATCTGGAAATCGCCATGATCATTCCCGTTCCGACTCCTGCCGCGTGCGTGTAGAACAAGTTTACGTCCGAGAAAACGGTGGAAGACATGATATCCGATAATGTATTCAAGTTAAACATTCGATGCGCCTCCTCTTTTATTTTCAAACATGATTGGAGGCAAGTGTAACGCCTTTCCGATTGAAATGCGTCGGCAAATATAATTGAAAATTGTTGAAATTATAAAAATCAGAATATTCTATTTTAGAATTTAAATTAATCGGAAGTATATTCTATAAATTATAGACCCCGACGATTCTTTGTCAATTTCCCCGAAGGAGTATTTGACAAAGGATCGGCCGAGAAAACCTTTCAGAGAACGAATTAGTTTTTTAGCTGAACATCGTGAGAGGAAGGGTAGTGAATAATTCTCGGCTGTGATTCTCTAAATTGTTTTGGAGACATTCCAGTTTCCTTATAAAATGCCTTATAAAAAGAAGAATTGGAATTGAAACCAACCGCAATTCCGACCGAGACGACCGAGCGCGTGGGGTCGTTGAGTAACATCGATTTTGCTTCCTCGACTCGAAATCGGTTGATGTAGTTGTTGAAATTGAGTCCCAAATGGTTATTGAGAAAATAAGAAAGCTGATGGACCGAAATACCGAGTTCTTCCGAAAGATCCGGGAGTCGAATGTCTTCATCCAAATAGATTCGTTCCTCCTTTACCATATACGCTAATTTTTCTTCAAGAGCACGAATATCGATATCATGCAGGAGAGAACGTTTGGTTAGATTCTTGTTCGACTCGATCTCCGAAAAGTCCAATATCTTTGGAAAAAGAAGGGTCATAAAGTAATAAAAGACAAGGACAAACGTCGTGTGAACGCTTGAAAGAAGGATCAGAAATTTATTTTCCAGAAGAATTCCGCAAATTTCCAAGGGAATACAAAGGGAAATGAGAACCACTAAAATCAGGATCATTCGGAAATTCATACGAGAAAGGACGGATTCTCGATCCCTCCAGATGTTGACCATCGCGATGGAGAAATAGATAATAACGTAGAGATCGGCCATAAAGAGAAAGAAATCGAGTTCTTTGCTCCCTGGCGTTTCATAGAATGTAGCGATCGGAATTGCGAGCAGGAAGGGTCCCAAAAAATTCCAATAGTAAAAGAGGGGTAATTCCGTAAATTTACGAAAAATCATCGAAGAAATCAGAAAGACAAAGGTGCCGCTTGCGGCTAACGCGATGATATCGATTAAAAATAAAAGTTTGGAAAGCCAGAGATGGTTCACCAGGAGAAGACTATTTTCGTCGATCGCCTGAAAGATAGCCGTCAGTATCAGAACATACGAAATGAGGTAATCGATTTGTTTCTGAGCGCGAATCCAATTGCCAACTCCTAAGATCAATGCAAAGCCTGCACCAAATCGAATGAGACCGATCAAGA from Leptospira stimsonii carries:
- a CDS encoding sensor domain-containing diguanylate cyclase; protein product: MQRTYRIQRDREKIRIKKRILFLLFAIIPLLMFIILVYEIQKLESDLYRMIGMRARAMQDYLHRVSNQSRALGLSVTNYMNYHEDVATDPRIVKKMKDLPDLNRFEISLGNQLKEDPAYAGTLTAVGSIHRVNPFLLKEIEAVLSLGGQFETLAEKQNDVVSAYYLSAQQFLYFTPRIGEVARNFHFKDELYTRPFWVQAEPKTNPSKRQIITELYEDIGGRGLMITIAEPVYYRDRFLGVASIDIGLDTIKRILENGEGIGESMLIDEHRHVIARSGKEGLQDLMKIQIPEIPSEVLYRNDQTYWASFEVKVGDVYLIHRIEVSEFILFIVKNLLPIWGLVCALSVVLILYLQLRSSIEQISALIHTDPLTGISNRRGFLKLTQKSLAISSRHGQTWTILMVDIDHFKLVNDQYGHDEGDKILVRVAKILNSCIRQTDAVCRWGGEEFAIFLFGANPEDSINIAEHLRQEVENQVVLQNGKAVTLSIGISEGRGGRHGLEESFVHADQALYRAKSTGRNRVCVFDPIHSF
- a CDS encoding helix-turn-helix domain-containing protein, which produces MFNLNTLSDIMSSTVFSDVNLFYTHAAGVGTGMIMAISRFYGGKKNEFNKAYGTILLSVSVFLMANNRIIFPQETDPRLLKDPFFLGFYFGLVLYASSAVFICMKFVLGNLENPWYYCKRLIGILPVAIGFAFVLPSFVYICVCDGIGICITLYTFVWSSYTIRKTGKEPVFYHFPFISFAISFSLVLDLSGTILESTKMLLFSELIPGIMLAYVTLIERIHPILFSKVNGESKTPEVVDSRQLTEDPIPLFDEEEALPEMSRNILEGVELSKIEERINAFLQIRGYADEELRLPDFASYLGLSTHQASYYINKHMSMKFADFLNMNRIEDVKRNLRNKSHMNLLQIALECGFNSASSFHRACVKFTGKSPREFRKLINSQN
- a CDS encoding AraC family transcriptional regulator; its protein translation is MVNINLDLFLNETFLIGLIRFGAGFALILGVGNWIRAQKQIDYLISYVLILTAIFQAIDENSLLLVNHLWLSKLLFLIDIIALAASGTFVFLISSMIFRKFTELPLFYYWNFLGPFLLAIPIATFYETPGSKELDFFLFMADLYVIIYFSIAMVNIWRDRESVLSRMNFRMILILVVLISLCIPLEICGILLENKFLILLSSVHTTFVLVFYYFMTLLFPKILDFSEIESNKNLTKRSLLHDIDIRALEEKLAYMVKEERIYLDEDIRLPDLSEELGISVHQLSYFLNNHLGLNFNNYINRFRVEEAKSMLLNDPTRSVVSVGIAVGFNSNSSFYKAFYKETGMSPKQFRESQPRIIHYPSSHDVQLKN
- a CDS encoding Crp/Fnr family transcriptional regulator; this encodes MEFTKEIAQILELSIFSTIKKESYWPLLERGRIVKITAGQMIPQSSDGTRYAGLILSGFFRLYLYAPSGRQTTVRYAKPGEMMGIVGAIVTDEKSGEPEETHVQALADSEVLAVSFEDVRFFGKKTPDLAWLFAEECARRVYAALREVYGIAFTSVRQRLARHLLLNAMSQESPPFLSVKLSQQDLADSIGTVREVVVRELRKLKKEGLIETVKGRIEIVQPGQLFLLSEESKEN
- a CDS encoding nuclear transport factor 2 family protein, with the translated sequence MNLKEAEEFCIRWLSAWTGNQPEHLISFYAKDAFYSDPTAKKGFQGHGKILPYFRILLRNNPDWKWTHEEIFPNEKGFLLKWKAIIPTKEKNIIEYGMDIVEVIDGKITRNEVYFDTRSLISKR